A genome region from Sporomusaceae bacterium includes the following:
- a CDS encoding ABC transporter ATP-binding protein, whose translation MTIALRDITKIYQMGDTTVHALAGVSLDVAAGEFTAIMGPSGSGKSTLMNILGCLDRPTGGSYLLDGEEVATLSDDALAVIRNRKIGFVFQSFNLLPRMSALQNVALPMVYAGVEKNARLEKAAWAMGLVGLGDRQHHRPNELSGGQRQRVAIARSLVNDPAIIMADEPTGNLDTKSGTEIMAIFNDLNAQGRTVVLITHEPDIAACAKRVVHVRDGKIIRDERN comes from the coding sequence ATGACCATCGCCCTGCGCGATATCACCAAAATATATCAGATGGGCGACACCACCGTCCACGCCCTGGCCGGCGTCAGCCTCGACGTGGCCGCCGGCGAGTTCACCGCTATCATGGGGCCGTCCGGTTCCGGCAAGTCCACTCTGATGAATATCCTCGGCTGCCTTGACCGGCCGACCGGCGGCTCGTACCTCCTCGACGGCGAAGAAGTGGCCACGCTGAGCGACGACGCCCTGGCCGTAATCCGCAACCGCAAGATCGGCTTCGTATTCCAGAGCTTCAACCTCCTGCCGCGCATGTCGGCCCTCCAGAACGTCGCCCTGCCGATGGTCTACGCCGGGGTGGAGAAAAACGCCAGGCTTGAGAAGGCCGCCTGGGCTATGGGCCTCGTCGGCCTGGGCGACCGCCAGCACCACAGGCCCAACGAGCTGTCCGGCGGCCAGCGCCAGCGGGTGGCCATCGCCCGCTCGCTTGTCAACGACCCGGCCATCATCATGGCCGACGAGCCCACCGGCAACCTCGACACCAAATCCGGCACCGAGATCATGGCGATCTTCAACGACCTCAACGCCCAGGGCCGGACGGTCGTGCTCATAACCCACGAGCCGGACATCGCCGCCTGCGCCAAACGGGTGGTCCACGTCCGCGACGGGAAAATAATCCGCGACGAGCGGAATTAA